Proteins encoded together in one Lysinibacter cavernae window:
- a CDS encoding CD225/dispanin family protein, with amino-acid sequence MENGVDNQGQQPPTYPSGPLGDVPPGNLPPANFPPAPTQGAPKTSLVFPIIATVLFWPVGLFGILKTVSARKALAVADYATATQDARSAKTLSIIATCVGALGWLLSIILVIVTLGIATTLATPDEPTPTYSEVSADGPTNEIVFTLTVDEGTATHDFTGILGGTDFENYDLPDSEFESSLTKTILIDKDSEDFTVNVSSATPGATVSCEFTVDGELQTKQTAVDSTYCSFYTEIEGDAKPTETPAATPSESPTSSAFTAPSFAVGDCLTTVTTNAGTSSTKADCAGAHDGQVTHVETLPEGDYPGDEALTAQADSICSGDAFTNFVGVPFAYSDLAGSYMYPKALNWMMGDREITCLVHVAEGQTTGSLQNAGH; translated from the coding sequence ATGGAGAACGGCGTAGACAACCAAGGCCAACAGCCACCAACCTATCCCAGCGGCCCGCTGGGCGACGTGCCACCTGGCAACCTCCCGCCGGCTAACTTCCCGCCGGCACCAACCCAAGGGGCGCCAAAAACGTCACTCGTTTTCCCGATTATCGCCACGGTTCTCTTCTGGCCCGTTGGACTGTTCGGAATTCTGAAGACAGTATCGGCGCGCAAAGCGCTCGCCGTTGCTGACTACGCAACCGCGACGCAGGATGCTCGCAGCGCAAAGACGCTGTCGATCATCGCGACCTGCGTTGGCGCACTTGGCTGGCTGCTCAGTATCATCCTCGTCATTGTGACGCTGGGGATTGCCACAACACTGGCAACACCGGATGAGCCGACACCAACATACTCTGAGGTCTCGGCCGACGGTCCCACCAACGAAATCGTCTTTACCCTGACGGTGGACGAGGGAACCGCCACGCACGATTTCACCGGCATCCTTGGCGGCACGGATTTTGAGAACTACGACCTGCCCGACAGCGAATTTGAGAGTTCACTGACCAAGACCATCCTGATCGATAAGGACAGCGAAGACTTCACGGTTAACGTGTCCTCGGCCACGCCCGGCGCGACAGTCAGCTGTGAGTTCACCGTTGACGGCGAGCTCCAGACGAAGCAGACCGCTGTTGACTCGACGTACTGCAGCTTCTACACCGAGATTGAGGGTGACGCGAAGCCGACCGAAACCCCGGCTGCGACCCCAAGCGAGTCGCCCACGTCGAGCGCCTTCACCGCACCCAGCTTTGCGGTTGGCGACTGCCTGACAACCGTCACGACAAATGCGGGCACATCCTCGACGAAGGCCGACTGCGCTGGCGCACACGACGGCCAGGTGACCCACGTAGAGACGCTCCCAGAGGGCGACTACCCTGGCGATGAGGCGCTTACCGCTCAGGCAGACTCGATTTGTTCGGGGGATGCCTTCACCAACTTTGTTGGTGTACCGTTTGCCTACTCTGACCTGGCCGGTTCGTACATGTACCCGAAGGCCTTGAACTGGATGATGGGCGACCGCGAGATCACCTGCCTCGTGCACGTGGCCGAGGGTCAGACCACCGGTTCCCTGCAAAACGCCGGGCACTAA
- a CDS encoding RNA polymerase sigma factor: MENEETTYTPGFEHDQELLARHRSGDPKAYGLLFEKYQKVAFAYAYRYVDTPELAEDLVLESFTRILETIGRGNGPTVSMGHYLASTIRNVGISGGIRQSNEQSRDPLEVARLFEHEHFNDRAETSEWLGEAFNQLEPRAQQIMWHRVVEGETSRELAKQLGLNPITVTRLYQAAARQLREAFVGVSLNAARNPECKQMAPFLLGIARRSKKERLDPIAPELDAHLASCRHCSVVFSRLMGSDKALLSIILLAGLGTLGADSLATTPAAASLGTVIAGLSIPLKVAIVAVPLIAASVVGVVVSQLWADASPARASSITIGKGTTSAQPSLLIGTPACGIQREPVDDRSEIWRVLDGGPSCEVRVELRAEGSPVVLLDSAQTQAVEVTRAGTYSVTVAEGKTLDALTVTVTPTME, translated from the coding sequence ATGGAAAACGAAGAGACAACGTACACGCCCGGCTTTGAGCATGACCAAGAGCTGCTGGCCAGGCATCGCTCAGGCGACCCCAAAGCGTACGGGTTGCTCTTCGAAAAGTACCAAAAAGTAGCCTTTGCGTATGCGTACCGCTACGTAGATACTCCCGAACTTGCTGAAGACCTTGTTCTTGAGTCGTTCACCCGCATCCTCGAAACCATTGGGCGAGGGAACGGCCCGACCGTTTCAATGGGGCACTACCTTGCGTCGACGATCAGAAACGTCGGAATTAGCGGAGGAATCCGCCAATCAAATGAGCAATCGAGGGACCCCCTTGAGGTCGCGAGGCTCTTCGAGCACGAGCATTTTAACGACAGGGCCGAAACGTCTGAGTGGCTGGGGGAGGCCTTCAATCAGCTTGAGCCTCGCGCGCAACAGATCATGTGGCACCGCGTTGTTGAGGGCGAGACCTCGCGCGAGCTAGCGAAGCAACTCGGTCTCAACCCAATCACCGTCACGCGGCTGTATCAGGCGGCAGCCCGGCAGCTTCGCGAAGCCTTCGTTGGGGTATCCCTCAACGCCGCGCGAAACCCGGAATGCAAACAGATGGCCCCGTTTTTGCTTGGTATCGCCAGGCGAAGTAAGAAAGAGCGATTGGACCCGATTGCGCCAGAACTCGACGCGCACCTCGCATCCTGTCGGCACTGTTCCGTTGTGTTCTCCCGACTCATGGGCTCCGATAAGGCACTGCTCAGTATTATTTTGCTGGCCGGGCTTGGCACCCTCGGGGCTGATTCCCTCGCGACGACCCCGGCCGCGGCTTCCCTCGGCACCGTGATCGCTGGGCTGAGCATTCCGCTCAAGGTTGCCATAGTTGCGGTGCCCCTGATCGCCGCCTCCGTCGTTGGCGTGGTCGTGAGCCAGCTCTGGGCGGATGCCTCACCAGCGCGAGCCAGCTCCATCACCATCGGAAAGGGGACCACCTCGGCTCAGCCCTCGCTGCTGATAGGCACACCCGCGTGTGGAATCCAGCGAGAACCGGTTGACGACCGTTCGGAAATCTGGCGTGTGCTTGATGGTGGCCCGTCGTGCGAGGTTCGTGTCGAGCTGAGGGCGGAAGGTTCGCCCGTTGTCCTCTTGGATTCGGCGCAGACGCAGGCCGTTGAGGTGACGCGCGCAGGAACATACAGCGTCACTGTCGCGGAGGGGAAGACGCTCGATGCGCTGACCGTCACGGTGACGCCTACGATGGAATAA